A DNA window from Leopardus geoffroyi isolate Oge1 chromosome A1, O.geoffroyi_Oge1_pat1.0, whole genome shotgun sequence contains the following coding sequences:
- the LOC123599331 gene encoding LOW QUALITY PROTEIN: olfactory receptor 56-like (The sequence of the model RefSeq protein was modified relative to this genomic sequence to represent the inferred CDS: inserted 2 bases in 2 codons; deleted 1 base in 1 codon), whose protein sequence is MGIWLNRSSIDGFILLGIFSHSQTGVVLFSVVMVVFTVALWGNVLLIFLIYIDPRLHTPMYFFLSQLSLMDLILICNIMPKMAANFLSGRKSISFVGCGIQIGFFVSLVGSEGILLGLMAYDCYVAISHSLHYPVLMSQRVCLQISGSSWAFGILDGIIQMXAAMSLPYCGSRNVDYFFCEVPALLKLACMDTTLFDTLLFAXCVFMLLLPFSIIVASYAHSLRAVLRMHSAQARKKALATCSSHLAAVSLFYRAAMFIYLRPWCYWAPSHDKVVSIFYTVLTPMLNPLIYSLRNRDVMEALRKGLNHCRIGSQH, encoded by the exons ATGGGGATATGGTTGAATCGATCATCTATAGATGGCTTCATCCTCTTGGGCATCTTTTCCCATAGCCAGACTGGTGTTGTCCTCTTCTCTGTGGTTATGGTAGTCTTCACTGTGGCCCTCTGGGGGAATgtcctcctcatcttcctcatctACATAGATCCTCGGCTTcacacacccatgtacttcttcctcagtCAGCTCTCCCTTATGGATCTTATTTTGATCTGTAATATCATGCCAAAGATGGCGGCCAAC TTTCTCTCTGGCAGGAAGTCCATCTCCTTTGTGGGTTGTGGCATACAAATtggtttttttgtctctcttgtgGGATCTGAGGGAATTTTGCTGGGGCTCATGGCCTATGATTGTTATGTGGCAATCAGCCACTCACTTCACTATCCTGTCCTCATGAGTCAGAGAGTCTGTCTCCAGATTTCTGGGAGTTCCTGGGCCTTTGGGATACTAGATGGAATTATCCAGA TGGCAGCCATGAGCTTACCTTACTGTGGTTCAAGGAATGTGGATTACTTCTTCTGTGAGGTACCAGCTTTATTAAAACTGGCCTGTATGGACACAACCCTTTTTGACACTCTGCTCTTTG TCTGTGTCTTCATGCTGCTCCTTCCCTTTTCCATCATAGTGGCCTCCTATGCTCACAGCCTGAGGGCTGTGCTCCGCATGCACTCTGCTCAGGCCCGTAAAAAGGCCCTGGCCACCTGTTCCTCCCACCTAGCAGCTGTCTCCCTCTTCTACAGGGCAGCCATGTTCATCTACCTGAGGCCTTGGTGCTACTGGGCCCCTAGTCATGACAAGGTTGTCTCTATCTTCTATACGGTCCTTACTCCTATGCTCAACCCCCTCATTTATAGCTTGAGGAATCGGGACGTGATGGAGGCCCTGAGGAAAGGTCTGAACCATTGCAGGATTGGCAGCCAGCACTGA